The following nucleotide sequence is from Ornithodoros turicata isolate Travis chromosome 2, ASM3712646v1, whole genome shotgun sequence.
gggctccatggtgggcgacgcacctactgcactgaaccaCAACATTCCTTTTATGTATTCTTCAAACTCAAAAAAACATGATCGGTACCGAAAGCGGCACCGCACCGATGTACTAGTATCGCAATCACTGGACCTCACACCAGAACCATGGCTTGCAAAGGTCCTGATCATCCACGGAGAAGACGAGTCTAAGCCCCTGAGCAAAGTATCACCATTTGCGATCGCGAAGGAACTGGAAAAAGCCATAGGGAAGTCCTATTCCGCGAAAAAGTTGActacaggagacttgcagatcGAAGTCCAGACACGACAGCAAAGCTCGACTCTGCTTTCCCTGAACAGAGTTGCTGATGTACCTGTTACGGTTTCGAGGCATCGTACGCTGAACATAGTGAAGGGCGTGATATCTGAGCATGAACTTCTTGATTGTTCAGATGCTGAGATCGAAGAAGGTCTAAAGGATGAAGGTGTTGTGACAGCGCGGCGAATAACTATGCGTCGAGACGGTAAGGAGATTGCCACTAAGCACATTGTCCTCTCATTTCAATTACATAAGCTTCCCACTACCATTAAAGCAGGGTACATCAACTGTCACGTCCGGCCATATATCCCAAATCCGCGGAGGTGCTTTAAGTGCCAACGTTTTGGCCACGGCTCGCAGGCCTGTCGTGGACAGGCCACCTGTCCGAAATGCGCAGGCACGGATCACGCTGCGGAGACCTGTGAGAAGGATGTCAGATGTGCAAACTGTAAAGGTAACCATCCTGTCTACTCTCGCTCCTGTCCACGGTGGAAGGAAGAGAAAGACATACTGAAGGTCAAAGTGTCACAGAATCTTTCGTACAGAGATGCAAAAGCGCAGGTTGAGTTTTCAAAAAAGGGAaccttctccgaagtggtgcgcaggggagtagcACCACCGAGGAAATCTGTAGAGACCCAGACTTCTGGGTCTCTACCCAATACTCCCCAACAAAAGGGAAATGACACCCAGGTGTCTCTTCCTGTTTCTGGATCTCCTCCGGAGACAGCCACAACTTCTACTGAAGTTGATGGCACTGCCTCCATCTGGGATGGGGCCACACCATGCCAATCCCAGGCCACATTGCAAGACATGGACATGGACGACAACGACTGCTTATCGCAGAAGTCGTCGTCTAGTATCCCAGGCGCACTCTCTCAGgggaaagaagagagagagaggacatcTAGCCGAGGTAGGGGCAGCAGACCAAAAAGTCCACAGAAAGTGCTTCCACCAAGATAAACTCCTCCCTAAATAACACTCATGTCCAAACAGTCCACGGGATTCTGTATTAGCGACCACGTGATAAGGATTTTGCTGCTTCTCCCTCCCATCCTTTTTATGGGTGCACAGGTTATAatccaatggaattgtcgaggtCTTTTTTCAAACTTGGACGACGTTCATGACGTGTTTGAGGAGAACAGCGCAATGTGTTTCTGTTTACAGGAAACGTACCTAACTTCGGAAACTTTAAATCCTTTTCGTAAGTACACTATCTTCCGCAAGGACCGTGCGCACACAGCACGGgcatctggtggtgtggctGTTGTCGTACCACTCTCTGTCCCTGCAAGGAACATTCCACTGGTAACAGACCTTGAGGCTGTAGCCATACAAATTTGCCTAGACCAGATCATTAGAGTCTGCTCTTTGTACTTGCCTCCCTCAGCTAGGGTACGTCAGAGGGACTTTGAGCAGCTTTGCGACAAGCTGCCTCAACCATTTATGATTTTGGTTGATCTTAATGCCCACAATTCTTTGTGGAGCAGTGCAAAAACTGACAACCGTGGTAATATGTTGGAAAGAATACTCTTTTCCCGGTCAATTTGTTTGTTAAATAGAGGGTTGCTGACCTACATGAACTCTGCAACCCAGTCACTCTCTGCAATTGACATCTCATTATGCAGCCCCACTCTTTACCCCTTTGTTCACTGGAAAGTCGACCAAAACCCTCGAGGTAGCGATCACTTTCCGGTTATCCTTAAATTCTCTGGTACCAGTAATAAAAGAGCACGGCCACCCCGGTGGAGGCTATCTGAAGCAGACTGGGAGTTATTTACCAAAGAGGCAGAACTTGCACCTTCATCGTTTGATCGTCTCTGTGTGGAGGAGGCCAACAAGGTGATCACAGACAAAATTATTCATGCTGCTACACTATCCATACCACTTACAAAAGGAAATTTCCCCAGGCgtcctaaaccctggtggaccAGTGAATGTGAGAAAACACGCAGGGAGCAGAACCGAGCGTGGGGACTACGCCAGCTTTTCCGTACCTCTGCTACAGGTTAATGGCACAGTTTGTAAGAGCATAGATGAACAGGCAAATGCTCTTGATGAGCACTTCTCAAACGTTTCGAGCTCATCCCATTGCACACCTGACTTTTTAAGGTTCAAGGAGCATGCGGAAAAACAAATACTCTCAAGCGTATCAGGTGACAGATGTGGCTACAATAAGCCATttacaaaaacagaacttcttCAAGCCTTGTTTTCTCGTAAAGCCACGGCACCTGGACCAGACAACATCACTTATTCTATGCTCAGCCATCTGTCAGACACCTCCCTTGACAgtcttcctgccctctgatgttttgacatgcttgatagagttgtaaaacctgcaacaaaataaacaagagacgtataaacagttttgtctttcccttttaacaagaaagttatattttaccatttgtgcacttttgtattctggGTTGATGAAAAGactacaggaacaataatgctgcagatagatccaacaatgacctgtcatcttgatgacccaggcaaaaattttttgaactggtaccagttgaactgtgttatcgaacagggaccagttcaaccggccccagatcaactggtaccagttgggacaactggtccctgttcgataacacagttcacccagtcccagttgcaaccggtcccatttgagactgggaccggttagaaaccagtagggccaactggtaccagttgagactggaaccggccagaaaccagttgggccaactggtccctgttcgataacacagctcacccagtcccagttgaagtggtccagttgcaactgggactgggtgaactgtgttatcgaacagggaccagtgcgatcaactggtaccagttggcccaactggtttctggccggtcccagtctcaactggtaccagttggcccaactggtttctaaccggtcgcagtctcgactggaactggttgcaaacctcattgttgaGCTGGGACTGGTTGAAGTGGCTTCACTTAGAGCGGCCGCTTTGGACAAAGGTTAGCTTGTATGTAACCGGTGCCCCTTTGCAGAATCACTGTTCCCAGCAATagcagatccaaagaactgcaatgcaaaattgcattttatttgtagtcaaacattacacatattctaatgtacatgtagcgtaactataacataaattatagcagtagatgaactacagagttacatggaatagataattcttcatggttgattggtcccttgcttgactgccttgtggacatcttgaatcattcaacagAGTATctgagatgttcttaatagcacacgatggatcgatattttcctttaagccccagcagcttaaggtttctggaaagttgaaaaggcacaagtgatTATGCATTTaattgcaacatgtaattgtggtgtgtgcctggacagtcactcaatttgagcagtcgtggccctggaaaggaggaggaggaggagtgtcgttgggaggaacccgagaggtctgcctgcctgaataggcggcatgtttctcgggaagggaaaggtggtggagaggaggagaggaaagggtgaagtggaagaccgagcggaatccgctcggggggaggatagctgcgtccatgggccgacttcaggggaactgtgccggcatacgcctattacacatctgagggaaacccaggaaaaaccccagacggcacagccagcccgcggattcgaaccgcggacctccaagtctccaagcgcacgcgttaccgctgcgccaccggagctggtgccctggaaagtacgcgaatctctcaacatttccgttgtgcagtagttggacctttcaactaagagattcgccggctttcgggggcaatgaaTACTACTCTGCGCACCACgctagttcgacaacatccgtggtgcgaaggatctaaaacacgagagtgaacgaaaaaaaaaacaaaaacatgaatgaaaaaagctgctggtaacgttaacataaaccggatgttactcgtaaaacggcacACACTTGCAGGTGCCACGAATGTGGCGCAGAACAAAGAGAAGCGGTTGtagtggaagtaatatttctaaatggtgcacaagagaaaagcacttaagcatgtagtactcacgatataaagcagtctccacagttgtagtcgagctgtaatcctataacacccacccgcccggccgctggcgctcattgtactgtcgcactgtcgtaacttgcaGACAAATCCTTCACATTATAAAAGCAACGCCTATGTcgcctatgtcacacatcacgcgAAGAACACAACGGGCAAAAATCGctgtacaagcatgctgctaagcaagcgaccgttgcagAGTAAACGCATGATTCATCgtgggagcaggaacgcacaaaatacaactacaagagttccaaaataactttcgttaacactaacgaactttaccaaaaattgaaatatgattatttctactaataaagttactttctgatcgtttttataacttcatcttgcaatcttcatattaacctgtcctggcattgaaaccgaaacttcccccaaatatgtaaactggtccagttcgcccggcgtcgggaacttggcgcccccatcgcccggcagcagccgcagtagccccctcctgcactcacggttgggtcgccgcaggagggagacccccacgtatagctgtgcgtggctttcccgtgtctggggaaagggggatcctggcggttgagtggacccggaggttgtttaggacccttcggggcccctccgggaaagcaacacaccgctttggcccctgcttcccatagttgggtggtcctggaagacccggccaggattattcagctagtcgccatctcccttttcattactttctcttccttggtctccttctttctctccttttcctcttttcatcttctttggcggcaagggccaaccttgggcagtctttcactctccagaagctgcactagggtatagtgcagaggcaagtgttagcgtgtgggacacgttccctggttgggctcgatggtgggcgacacacctgctgCACCGAACCACATCTTCTTTTGTATGGATACTTCACGTTcaaaaaaacatgatcagcgcCATAAGCGGCGCTGCACCGAAGCACCAGTAAGCTCATTCAGCCTGTCTCCAGAACCATGGTTTCCAAAATTTCTGGTACTCCATGCTGAAGATGAGACAAAGCCACTCACTAAGATATCACCTTTTGTCATTGCCAGAGAAATAGAGAAATTAATCGGAAGGACCTACAATGCAAAGAAACTGTCATCTGGGGACCTTCAAGTCGAGGTTCAAACCAGGGAGCAAAGCTCGGCCCTCCAAGCGGTCAAGAAAATTGGGGACATATCGGTGTCTATCGCAAAACACAGAAACCTCAATATTGTTAGAGGCGTGATCTCCGAAAGTGAGCTTCTCGAGTGCACCGATTCCGAGATTGAGGAAGGCCTGCTGGAAGAGGGTGTCGTGGCAGCAAAGCGAATAGTGATGCGTCGGGACGGCAAAGAAATCTCAACAAAGCACATTGTTCTATCCTTTCAACTACACAAGCTTCCTACAACCATCAAGGCTGGTTACCTCAACTGCCACGTGCGATCCTATGTCCCTAATCCGCGGCGTTGTTTCAAGTGTCAACGCTTCGGACACGGGTCTCAGGTCTGCCgtggacaggaaacatgtcccaAATGCTCAGGTAGAGACCACACAGCAGAATCCTGCCAAAATGAAGTACGGTGTGCAAATTGTAAAGGTGATCATCCTGTCTACTCCAGGTCATGCCCCCGAtggaaagatgaaaaagaaattcttagaatcaaggcagaacaaaatatatcgtACAAAGATGCAAAGGCACAAGCAGAGTTCAGGAAAAAGGgcactttctccgaagtggtgcgcaggggagtggcaccacagaggaGGTCTGTGGAGACCCAAACTGCTGggcctccaccccacactccccctCAGAGGGAGGGAGATACGGAAGTGTCTCCTTCTCCTTCTGGTCTAATTACTTCCTCTATGCCTGCAGCGGCCTCAGCTGAGGTTGCTTGCACGGCATCCGTCTGGGATGGATTGCTCAAAGATCCATCCCAAGTACCTGTTATTAACATGGAGCTCGACGACGAAGACCGTGCTTCACAaaagtcgtcttcgagtctcCCAGGCACTTTCTCGCAATCAAAAGAGAAACGCGAGAGATCGAGTGGTAGAGGCAGAGGCAACAGACCCACGGACCAGCAGAAACAGCCCCCACCAAGGGTGCTGCCTCCTTAAATGCACATAATGGTCAAagtctctttgtttttcttaaccACAATCCTTTTCATGGGACAGGTCCTTCTAcaatggaactgtcgaggcctcttcACCAACATAGATGACATACATGACCTTCTTGAAAAGTATaaagctgtctgtttctgtttgcAAGAGACATACTTGAACAAGCAAAGTATTAACCCATTTCGAAGATATAATGTTTTTCGAAAGGATCGTACGGAAACCTCACGTTCATCTGAGGGTGTGGCTCTGATTACTCCGCAGTCCATTCCTTCCAATTCTGTTCCACTTGTTACAGACCTTGAGGCTGTAGCTGCACAAATATGCCTCGACAGGGTCATTACAGTGTGTTCATTGTACCTGCCCCCTTCAGTAGTAATCCACCAAAGGGACTTTGATCATCTTTGTGACCAGCTGCCTCAACCTTTCCTTATTCTTGGGGACCTGAATGCTCACAGCCCCCTGTGGGGCAGCAGAAGGTTAGACGTCAGAGGGAAAATGCTGGAAAGCGTTTTGATGTCAAGGTCAATTTGCTTGCTCAACACGGGACAAGCTACTTACGTTAATGCAGCGACACAAAGCTTTTCTTCTCTAGATATCTCGCTGTGCAGTCCCTCGCTGTTTAGCAGTTTAGActgggcagttgaacaaaacccacgagggagtgaccactttcctgttATCGTGAAATTGTGTGGTGCTACAAATACACTCACAACACGACCACCCCGGTGGAAACTAGCTCAGGCTGACTGGAGCTTATTCCAAAGGGAAGTCAAACTCCAGTCCTCTTCTTTCCAACACATGTCAGTCGAAGAGGCAAACACTTTAGTTACAAGCACAATCATAGATGCCGCCAAACAATCTATTCCACAGACATTGGGTCGGCTCCCCAAGCGTCCGAAACCTTGGTGGACTGACGATTGCGCAAAGACTAGAAAGGAACAGAATCGTGCCTGGGGTACCTTTCGTAGATACCCCACATCACAGAATCTTCTTGCCTTCAAAAAAGCACGTGCcaaagcaaggtggacacgaaagcaagcaaaaaggtcttcttggcacaactttgtttcttctttaacACATGGAACCCCATCAAAGAAAGTATGGGATAGGCttcggaaaattaaaggagacTACCAGAGTTTTTCCATTCCCCTCCTTCAAGTCAATGGTGTTCCATGTCAGAGTTTAGACGAACAGGCGGACctcctaggtgaacatttccaaAATGTTTCCAGTTCTGCACATTACAGCAAAACGTTCCTGTCTGTAAAGAACCGTGCAGAAAAGCAAGTTATTTCAACTGTGGGTGGTGAAAATTATCCATACAACCAGCCGTTCACTATGGTagagctccagcgagcaatgtcctcagtgaaGGTCAGTGCTCCTGGTCCAGACAGGGTCACCTATTCCATGATCACCCACTTATCAGAGGAATCCAAAGGGTGTCTTCTAAACTTCTTCAACAAAGTCTGGGATAAGGGGCAGATGCCAACAGCATGGAAGGTAGCAACTGTAATTCCACTTCTCAAACCTGGCAAAGAAGCGTCAAATCCCACCAGCTACAGGcccattgccctcaccagctgtttgggaaaaacattcgaaagaatggtGAACAACCGACTAGTGTATTATCTTGAATGCAATAACTGTCTTGATAAGTACCAATGTGGATTCCGAGCTGCACGTTCAACGACAGACCATCTTGTTCGTTTGGAGACCACAATCCGAGAAGCGTTTGTCAGGCGGAGTCACTGTGCCTCTGTATTCTTCGATTTAGAAAAGGCATATGATACCGCTTGGAGGTATGGGATCATCCAGGATCTATACCTTTTAGGGGTACGAGGCCGGCTTTTACGCTGTATCATTAACTTTCTCCAAGATCGAACTTTCAGGGTCCAACTGGGCAGCACTCTATCACAACCATTTCTTCAGGAGAATGGAGTTCCTCAGGGCTCCGTGCTCAGTGTGACATTATtcattgtgaaaatgaactccaTAGCCACTGCAATTCCTCCGTCTATATCGTATTCGTTGTACGTTGATGACATTCAAATTTCATACTCTTCTGCAAATTTGGCAACTTGTGAGAGGCAACTACAACTGGCGATAAACAGACTGGTTAAATGGGCAGACCAGAACGGATTCAAGTTCTCCTCAGAAAAGACTATCAGTGTTCTGTTCACGAGAAAAAAGGGACTATTTCCGAACCCTACACTTTACATGAATGGTGAGCACATTGCTGTCCGAGAAGAACACAAATTTCTGGGAGTGGTATTTGATAGAAAGCTTACGTTTTTGCCGCACATCAAGCAACTAAAAGCAAAATGCATAAAGTCTTTAAGTCTCATGAAAGTTATCGCTCACAAGTCTTGGGGAGCAGACAGAACAACCCTCCACAAAATATATGCATCAGTAATTCGGTCGAAGATGGACTATGGTTGTGTTGTTTACAGTTCTGCTCGTACATCAGTCCTCAGGGTAATTGACCCAGT
It contains:
- the LOC135384343 gene encoding uncharacterized protein LOC135384343 → MVGDAPTALNHNIPFMYSSNSKKHDRYRKRHRTDVLVSQSLDLTPEPWLAKVLIIHGEDESKPLSKVSPFAIAKELEKAIGKSYSAKKLTTGDLQIEVQTRQQSSTLLSLNRVADVPVTVSRHRTLNIVKGVISEHELLDCSDAEIEEGLKDEGVVTARRITMRRDGKEIATKHIVLSFQLHKLPTTIKAGYINCHVRPYIPNPRRCFKCQRFGHGSQACRGQATCPKCAGTDHAAETCEKDVRCANCKGNHPVYSRSCPRWKEEKDILKVKVSQNLSYRDAKAQVEFSKKGTFSEVVRRGVAPPRKSVETQTSGSLPNTPQQKGNDTQVSLPVSGSPPETATTSTEVDGTASIWDGATPCQSQATLQDMDMDDNDCLSQKSSSSIPGALSQGKEERERTSSRGRGSRPKSPQKVLPPR